In Zingiber officinale cultivar Zhangliang chromosome 11B, Zo_v1.1, whole genome shotgun sequence, a single window of DNA contains:
- the LOC122035126 gene encoding SEC14 cytosolic factor-like isoform X2: protein MEKKQGKERERIETVLKILKKQVPLTMKQEKYCNDACVERFLKAKGDNAKKAAKQLRAALCWRESVGTDRLIADEFSEELAGGFAYVAGHDDEARPVVVFRIKQEYPKTHSQKLFVRLLVFTLEVAISSMSRFVDQFVVLFDASFFRSASAFLSFLMGTLKIIYDYYPCRLHKAFVIDAPSLFSYLWKGVRPFVELSAVTVAVSSLDFDESLEDAVFGSYPTRTASLRFDRAAAGATASARVGVSKSSRFSFTVSHLDSLKPWYLSTSTATPRAAPNASPSIVGASPLNARSFSFASPAARSAPRFAWSPAPRSIPSTPCKFPPPKQQRKPPPPPPPPPQQQQQQLRTPRPSFLQSPAALFSFRKEAHAAQSREERERESFLPYLGFHRRPYDEMVYRAKMRPPLGGLISIISPHLRQRQQQQMRRNAINIHHHQHLKMQTLNY, encoded by the exons ATGGAGAAGAAACAAGGCAAGGAGAGAGAGCGCATCGAGACCGTCCTCAAGATCTTAAAGAAGCAAGTTCCTCTCACAATGAAGCAG GAGAAGTACTGCAACGACGCCTGCGTCGAACGATTCCTGAAAGCCAAGGGAGACAACGCGAAGAAGGCGGCGAAACAACTGAGAGCCGCCCTTTGCTGGAGAGAGAGCGTCGGAACCG ATCGTTTGATAGCCGACGAGTTCTCTGAGGAACTGGCCGGTGGTTTTGCTTACGTCGCAGGTCACGACGACGAAGCCAGGCCAGTCGTG GTTTTCCGCATCAAGCAGGAGTATCCAAAAACTCACTCACAGAAATT GTTTGTGCGCTTACTGGTCTTCACGCTGGAAGTGGCGATCTCATCCATGTCCAGATTCGTGGACCAGTTCGTTGTGCTTTTTGATGCAA GCTTCTTCAGGTCGGCGTCGGCTTTCCTCAGCTTCCTCATGGGCACTCTCAAGATCATCTACGACTACTATCCATGTCGTCTTCACAAGGCTTTCGTCATCGATGCTCCTTCCCTCTTCTCCTATCTCTGGAAG GGTGTTCGCCCATTTGTGGAGCTGTCGGCCGTCACGGTGGCGGTCTCGTCCCTCGACTTTGACGAGTCGCTTGAGGATGCTGTATTCGGGTCTTACCCGACGAGGACGGCGTCGCTCCGGTTCGACCGGGCTGCCGCCGGCGCCACGGCCTCCGCGAGGGTCGGCGTCTCCAAGTCTTCGCGCTTCTCCTTCACCGTCTCTCACCTTGACTCCCTCAAGCCGTGGTACCTCTCCACCAGCACGGCCACTCCGCGCGCGGCGCCCAACGCGAGCCCCTCCATCGTCGGCGCGTCCCCGCTCAACGCTCGGTCCTTCTCCTTCGCTTCCCCGGCGGCGCGATCCGCTCCGCGCTTCGCATGGTCGCCCGCCCCGCGCAGCATTCCGTCCACCCCGTGCAAATTCCCGCCGCCAAAGCAGCAGCGtaaaccgccgccgccgccgccgccgccgccacagcagcagcagcagcaactgAGGACGCCGCGTCCTTCGTTCTTGCAGTCGCCGGCGGCGCTGTTCTCCTTCCGCAAAGAGGCCCACGCGGCGCAGAgccgagaggagagggagagggaatcgTTCCTGCCCTACCTCGGGTTCCACCGTCGGCCGTACGATGAGATGGTGTACCGCGCGAAGATGCGGCCGCCTCTAGGCGGGCTCATCTCCATCATCTCCCCGCACCTCAGGCAGCGACAGCAACAACAAATGCGGCGCAACGCCATTAACATCCACCACCACCAACACCTCAAGATGCAAACGCTAAACTATTGA
- the LOC122035126 gene encoding SEC14 cytosolic factor-like isoform X1 yields MEKKQGKERERIETVLKILKKQVPLTMKQEKYCNDACVERFLKAKGDNAKKAAKQLRAALCWRESVGTDRLIADEFSEELAGGFAYVAGHDDEARPVVVFRIKQEYPKTHSQKLFVRLLVFTLEVAISSMSRFVDQFVVLFDATGFFRSASAFLSFLMGTLKIIYDYYPCRLHKAFVIDAPSLFSYLWKGVRPFVELSAVTVAVSSLDFDESLEDAVFGSYPTRTASLRFDRAAAGATASARVGVSKSSRFSFTVSHLDSLKPWYLSTSTATPRAAPNASPSIVGASPLNARSFSFASPAARSAPRFAWSPAPRSIPSTPCKFPPPKQQRKPPPPPPPPPQQQQQQLRTPRPSFLQSPAALFSFRKEAHAAQSREERERESFLPYLGFHRRPYDEMVYRAKMRPPLGGLISIISPHLRQRQQQQMRRNAINIHHHQHLKMQTLNY; encoded by the exons ATGGAGAAGAAACAAGGCAAGGAGAGAGAGCGCATCGAGACCGTCCTCAAGATCTTAAAGAAGCAAGTTCCTCTCACAATGAAGCAG GAGAAGTACTGCAACGACGCCTGCGTCGAACGATTCCTGAAAGCCAAGGGAGACAACGCGAAGAAGGCGGCGAAACAACTGAGAGCCGCCCTTTGCTGGAGAGAGAGCGTCGGAACCG ATCGTTTGATAGCCGACGAGTTCTCTGAGGAACTGGCCGGTGGTTTTGCTTACGTCGCAGGTCACGACGACGAAGCCAGGCCAGTCGTG GTTTTCCGCATCAAGCAGGAGTATCCAAAAACTCACTCACAGAAATT GTTTGTGCGCTTACTGGTCTTCACGCTGGAAGTGGCGATCTCATCCATGTCCAGATTCGTGGACCAGTTCGTTGTGCTTTTTGATGCAA CAGGCTTCTTCAGGTCGGCGTCGGCTTTCCTCAGCTTCCTCATGGGCACTCTCAAGATCATCTACGACTACTATCCATGTCGTCTTCACAAGGCTTTCGTCATCGATGCTCCTTCCCTCTTCTCCTATCTCTGGAAG GGTGTTCGCCCATTTGTGGAGCTGTCGGCCGTCACGGTGGCGGTCTCGTCCCTCGACTTTGACGAGTCGCTTGAGGATGCTGTATTCGGGTCTTACCCGACGAGGACGGCGTCGCTCCGGTTCGACCGGGCTGCCGCCGGCGCCACGGCCTCCGCGAGGGTCGGCGTCTCCAAGTCTTCGCGCTTCTCCTTCACCGTCTCTCACCTTGACTCCCTCAAGCCGTGGTACCTCTCCACCAGCACGGCCACTCCGCGCGCGGCGCCCAACGCGAGCCCCTCCATCGTCGGCGCGTCCCCGCTCAACGCTCGGTCCTTCTCCTTCGCTTCCCCGGCGGCGCGATCCGCTCCGCGCTTCGCATGGTCGCCCGCCCCGCGCAGCATTCCGTCCACCCCGTGCAAATTCCCGCCGCCAAAGCAGCAGCGtaaaccgccgccgccgccgccgccgccgccacagcagcagcagcagcaactgAGGACGCCGCGTCCTTCGTTCTTGCAGTCGCCGGCGGCGCTGTTCTCCTTCCGCAAAGAGGCCCACGCGGCGCAGAgccgagaggagagggagagggaatcgTTCCTGCCCTACCTCGGGTTCCACCGTCGGCCGTACGATGAGATGGTGTACCGCGCGAAGATGCGGCCGCCTCTAGGCGGGCTCATCTCCATCATCTCCCCGCACCTCAGGCAGCGACAGCAACAACAAATGCGGCGCAACGCCATTAACATCCACCACCACCAACACCTCAAGATGCAAACGCTAAACTATTGA